A genomic segment from Luteolibacter ambystomatis encodes:
- the truB gene encoding tRNA pseudouridine(55) synthase TruB, whose amino-acid sequence MPKHEFEPLGPSGVLLIDKAPDMTSHDVVAIARRALNTKKIGHCGTLDPMATGLLMLVIGRATKIQDLLMSEDKEYEGTLTLGSTTSTQDRQGEVLEEKPVSAFTAAEIDSAFGKFTGAFEQIPPMVSAIKKDGVPLYKLARKGQEIEREPRPVHVTSYEVHRTELPEIDFTVNCSKGFYVRTYAHDIGRLLGCGAHLSALRRTRSGKFTLERAVTVDALKHGPREDLMKAMVTLAEISLMRGA is encoded by the coding sequence ATGCCTAAACACGAATTCGAACCCCTCGGCCCCAGCGGCGTCCTGCTCATCGACAAGGCCCCGGACATGACGTCCCACGACGTTGTCGCCATCGCCCGCCGCGCGCTCAATACGAAGAAGATCGGCCACTGCGGCACCCTCGATCCCATGGCCACCGGCCTGCTGATGCTGGTGATCGGCCGCGCGACGAAGATCCAGGATCTGCTCATGAGCGAGGACAAGGAATACGAAGGCACCCTCACGCTCGGCTCCACCACCTCCACCCAGGATCGGCAGGGCGAGGTGTTGGAGGAAAAGCCGGTGTCCGCTTTCACCGCCGCCGAGATCGATTCGGCTTTCGGCAAATTCACCGGCGCCTTCGAACAAATCCCGCCGATGGTCTCGGCGATCAAGAAGGACGGCGTGCCGCTCTACAAGCTCGCCCGCAAGGGACAGGAGATCGAACGCGAACCCCGCCCCGTCCATGTCACCAGCTACGAGGTTCATCGTACCGAGCTGCCGGAAATTGATTTCACCGTGAACTGCTCGAAGGGCTTCTACGTCCGCACCTACGCCCACGACATCGGCCGGCTTCTCGGCTGCGGCGCGCACCTCAGCGCCCTGCGCCGCACCCGCTCCGGCAAGTTCACCCTCGAGCGCGCCGTGACCGTGGATGCCCTCAAGCACGGCCCGCGCGAGGATCTCATGAAAGCGATGGTCACCCTCGCCGAGATCTCGCTGATGCGTGGCGCTTGA
- a CDS encoding DHH family phosphoesterase has protein sequence MSENATFEQIGDILRRHESFVILSHVRPDGDAIGSQIALGFALEAAGKRVRLINEDGLPDNLTFLPGSHRIEVPPADPVDAEVAIALDTATKPRLGDATLHAASGADIWINIDHHISNPRYGDINLIDSTSPATGQILYDLITALDLPFPDETRDAIYVAVSTDTGSFQYPNTTAKTYEMGADLIRRGLDVGKINELTYDSHPFRRVELMRALLNTLQLSDNGIVAHWDLRDDTRRKLALFPEDSEGLIDIIRAIRGVQVAVFFEELPDGKIRVSMRSKDRAIDVCKIALEFGGGGHALAAGIRMAGPLEDAKPKVLAAIHRAVEASARS, from the coding sequence ATGAGCGAGAACGCCACTTTCGAACAAATCGGTGACATCCTCCGTCGCCACGAGTCCTTCGTCATCCTCAGCCACGTGCGTCCGGATGGCGACGCCATCGGGTCCCAGATCGCCCTCGGGTTCGCCTTGGAAGCAGCGGGCAAGCGCGTGCGCCTCATCAATGAGGACGGCCTGCCGGACAACCTGACCTTCCTCCCCGGCTCGCACCGCATCGAGGTGCCGCCCGCCGATCCGGTGGACGCTGAAGTCGCCATCGCGCTGGATACGGCCACCAAGCCGCGCCTCGGCGATGCCACCCTGCATGCCGCCTCCGGTGCGGACATCTGGATCAACATCGACCACCACATTTCCAACCCGCGCTACGGGGACATCAACCTGATCGACTCCACCAGCCCGGCCACCGGTCAGATCCTCTACGATCTCATCACCGCACTGGACCTCCCCTTCCCCGATGAAACGCGGGACGCCATCTACGTGGCCGTCTCCACCGATACCGGTTCCTTCCAGTATCCCAACACCACCGCGAAGACCTACGAGATGGGAGCCGATCTCATCCGCCGCGGCTTGGACGTGGGCAAGATCAACGAGCTGACCTACGACAGCCATCCGTTCCGCCGCGTGGAGCTGATGCGCGCCCTGCTCAACACCCTCCAGCTTTCCGACAACGGCATCGTCGCCCACTGGGACCTGCGCGATGACACCCGCCGCAAGCTCGCCCTCTTCCCGGAGGACAGCGAAGGCCTCATCGACATCATCCGCGCCATCCGCGGCGTGCAGGTGGCCGTGTTCTTCGAGGAACTGCCGGATGGAAAAATCCGCGTCTCGATGCGCTCGAAGGACCGCGCCATCGATGTCTGCAAGATCGCGCTCGAGTTCGGCGGCGGTGGGCACGCCCTTGCCGCCGGCATCCGCATGGCCGGACCACTGGAAGACGCGAAGCCCAAGGTTCTCGCCGCAATCCACCGCGCGGTGGAAGCCAGCGCCCGCTCCTGA
- a CDS encoding PH domain-containing protein → MSSDETTLWKGSPSQWLNLGPFVITALLAGGVVAGGIFFPPAWALMVIPILYAVWRFLLVKSRRFELTTERLRVTEGVFNQKIDEIELYRVKDIAMERPLWMRLTGLASVNLQTSDRSLPFLTIPAIVNGVELREKLRKQVEVIRDSKRVRELDMDDHHEPGDLDHALDVNSP, encoded by the coding sequence GTGAGTTCTGATGAAACGACGTTGTGGAAGGGCAGCCCCTCGCAGTGGCTGAACCTCGGTCCCTTTGTGATCACCGCGCTCCTTGCCGGAGGGGTGGTGGCGGGCGGGATATTCTTCCCACCGGCATGGGCGCTCATGGTGATCCCCATCTTGTATGCGGTGTGGCGCTTCCTGCTGGTGAAGAGCCGCCGCTTTGAACTGACCACGGAGCGCCTTCGTGTGACCGAAGGCGTCTTCAACCAGAAGATCGACGAGATCGAACTCTACCGCGTGAAGGATATCGCGATGGAACGCCCGCTGTGGATGCGTCTCACTGGTTTGGCCTCCGTGAATCTCCAGACCTCGGATCGCTCGCTGCCGTTCCTCACCATCCCGGCGATCGTGAACGGCGTGGAACTGCGTGAGAAACTCCGCAAACAGGTGGAGGTCATCCGCGACAGCAAGCGCGTGCGCGAACTGGACATGGACGACCATCATGAACCCGGGGACCTCGACCACGCGTTGGATGTCAATTCGCCGTGA
- a CDS encoding glycine cleavage system protein R, with amino-acid sequence MKSNLVMTVLGPDRPGLVQSLSSVVADHGGNWLESRMARMAGQFAGILRVECPETEAEGLVAALKTLEKDGLSIQFAREQAAEAPTRQTVSIDVVGNDRPGIVRQLAAAISGAGGNVEELVTGLESAAMSGHPIFRASGTVALPEGAAVEAIVTAIEKLSPDLSVEVK; translated from the coding sequence ATGAAAAGCAATCTTGTGATGACCGTTCTCGGTCCGGATCGCCCGGGTCTCGTGCAGTCCCTTTCATCGGTGGTCGCGGATCATGGCGGAAACTGGCTGGAAAGCCGCATGGCCCGGATGGCGGGCCAGTTCGCCGGCATCCTGCGCGTGGAGTGCCCGGAGACCGAGGCCGAAGGCCTTGTCGCCGCCCTGAAGACCTTGGAAAAAGACGGCCTCTCGATCCAGTTCGCCCGCGAGCAAGCTGCCGAAGCCCCGACCCGTCAGACCGTCTCCATCGACGTGGTCGGCAATGATCGCCCCGGCATCGTGCGCCAGCTTGCCGCCGCCATCAGCGGCGCGGGTGGCAATGTCGAGGAACTCGTAACCGGCCTCGAAAGCGCGGCCATGAGCGGCCATCCGATCTTCCGCGCCAGCGGTACTGTGGCTCTCCCGGAAGGCGCGGCCGTGGAAGCCATCGTCACCGCCATCGAAAAACTCAGCCCGGACCTCTCGGTGGAGGTGAAGTAA
- the trpE gene encoding anthranilate synthase component I yields the protein MNSIPVEPSFESFAQLAEQGNVIPVYTQLAADFETPLSAYLKIRDSRHAFLLESAESTDKSGRWSILGSNPRRVFEARGKDITVRQGLNVRNFTAEDDVLAALEREMAPFKPVRHGNLPPFCGGMLGYLSYDAVRQFEPTIGTAPKDELGVPDAVFMLADTLIVFDQRLRRLQIVANAFPEEHASLEEAYTEARGRIAAIVEMLNRPLHVPALNGLAAVEAPQAESNTTREEYEGMVLAGKEYIAAGDIFQFVPSQRFQTPFHRSPVDLYRALRHVNPSPYMFILELGDFALVGSSPEVHVRSIGGRIDIRPIAGTRRRGATPEEDDALAAELMADPKERAEHLMLVDLARNDVGRIAKHGSVHVDDFMIVERYSHVMHIVSNVTGRLDSGHSAYDVLRATFPAGTVSGAPKIRAMQIINELEKSKRCAYAGAVGYFGFDGSHDGCITLRTCLLKDGMAYVQAGAGVVADSVPASEYEETVNKAKAVLRAVALARTLEEN from the coding sequence GTGAATTCCATTCCGGTCGAGCCATCTTTCGAGTCCTTTGCCCAGTTGGCGGAACAGGGGAACGTGATCCCCGTTTACACCCAGCTCGCGGCTGATTTCGAAACCCCGCTGTCCGCTTATCTGAAGATTCGCGACAGCCGGCACGCCTTCCTTCTGGAAAGTGCCGAAAGCACCGACAAGAGCGGACGATGGTCGATCCTCGGCTCGAATCCCCGGCGTGTCTTCGAGGCCCGCGGAAAGGACATCACCGTGCGCCAGGGACTGAACGTCCGCAACTTCACCGCGGAGGACGACGTGCTGGCCGCGCTGGAGCGTGAGATGGCCCCGTTCAAACCGGTGCGTCATGGCAACCTGCCTCCGTTCTGCGGTGGCATGCTCGGCTATCTTTCCTACGATGCGGTCCGCCAGTTCGAGCCCACCATCGGCACCGCGCCGAAGGACGAACTCGGCGTGCCGGACGCGGTTTTCATGCTGGCGGATACGCTGATCGTGTTCGACCAGCGCCTGCGCCGTCTCCAGATCGTCGCGAACGCTTTCCCGGAGGAACATGCATCCTTGGAAGAAGCCTACACCGAAGCCCGTGGCCGCATCGCCGCGATAGTGGAGATGCTGAACCGTCCGCTCCACGTCCCAGCCCTCAATGGTCTGGCCGCAGTGGAAGCTCCGCAGGCGGAAAGCAACACCACCCGTGAGGAATACGAGGGCATGGTGCTGGCGGGGAAGGAGTACATCGCCGCTGGTGACATTTTCCAGTTCGTGCCGAGCCAGCGTTTCCAGACACCGTTCCATCGCTCGCCGGTGGATCTTTATCGCGCGCTGCGCCATGTGAATCCCTCGCCCTACATGTTCATCCTGGAGCTGGGAGACTTCGCCCTCGTCGGCAGTTCGCCGGAGGTGCATGTCCGTTCCATTGGAGGTCGCATCGACATCCGCCCGATTGCAGGCACGCGCCGTCGTGGGGCCACTCCGGAGGAGGACGATGCACTGGCCGCCGAACTGATGGCGGACCCGAAGGAGCGCGCCGAGCACCTCATGCTCGTCGATCTCGCCCGCAACGATGTCGGCCGCATCGCGAAGCACGGCAGCGTTCATGTGGATGACTTCATGATCGTGGAGCGCTACAGCCACGTCATGCACATCGTCTCGAACGTGACCGGCCGGCTCGATTCCGGTCACAGTGCCTACGATGTGCTCCGCGCCACCTTCCCGGCAGGCACCGTGAGCGGCGCGCCGAAGATCCGCGCGATGCAGATCATCAACGAACTGGAGAAGAGCAAACGCTGCGCCTATGCGGGCGCCGTAGGCTACTTCGGTTTCGATGGCAGCCACGATGGCTGCATCACCCTGCGGACCTGTCTCCTCAAGGATGGCATGGCCTACGTGCAGGCCGGTGCCGGTGTCGTCGCCGACTCCGTGCCCGCCTCGGAATACGAGGAAACCGTGAACAAGGCAAAGGCCGTGCTCCGCGCGGTGGCGCTCGCCCGCACTTTGGAAGAGAACTAA
- a CDS encoding anthranilate synthase component II, with protein sequence MLLIIDNYDSFTYNLVQYFGELGAEMKIVRNDAMTVDEVKALAPSRICISPGPCTPTEAGISCELIAALGQTTPILGVCLGHQSIGQVYGGDVIRAPRLMHGKTSPIFHNNSSVFEGLPSPFEATRYHSLIVKKETLPDCLEITAWTAEDEIMGLRHKEFPVHGVQFHPESILTQDGKRILETFLRL encoded by the coding sequence ATGCTGCTCATCATCGATAACTACGATTCCTTCACCTACAATCTCGTCCAGTACTTCGGCGAGCTTGGCGCGGAGATGAAGATCGTGCGCAATGACGCGATGACCGTGGACGAGGTGAAGGCGCTCGCTCCTTCCCGCATCTGCATTTCACCCGGTCCTTGCACACCCACCGAGGCGGGCATCTCCTGCGAGCTCATTGCGGCTTTGGGTCAGACAACACCGATCCTTGGCGTGTGCCTTGGCCATCAATCGATCGGCCAGGTCTATGGTGGCGATGTGATCCGCGCGCCACGCCTGATGCACGGCAAGACGTCTCCCATCTTCCACAACAACAGCAGTGTCTTCGAAGGACTGCCGAGCCCGTTCGAGGCGACACGCTACCACTCCCTCATCGTGAAGAAGGAGACGCTCCCGGATTGCCTGGAGATCACCGCGTGGACCGCCGAGGACGAGATCATGGGCCTCCGCCACAAGGAGTTCCCGGTTCATGGCGTCCAGTTCCATCCGGAGTCGATCCTCACCCAGGACGGCAAGAGGATACTGGAGACCTTCCTGCGGCTTTGA
- a CDS encoding choice-of-anchor tandem repeat GloVer-containing protein has product MKPSPLRPLAALLCLGLGLPIVSLSARATPTFEAVQGFATGPQQPVCRLVRDASGNLYGSTYAGGMGAGTIFKVAPDGTVTTLHVFDQTDGWSAAFGLTFGPDGNLYGVAASSFSSQGNVFRITPDGSFTILHAFSGGADGGWPVTQLLLASDGNFYGTTNEGGAHGFGTIYRITPSGELTTVVSMKQDEVGWVSLGSLIEGVDGNIYGTTTDNRVGGENKGGSIFRLTPSSGTITALATFDALPNMAGAFPHGVIQGSDGNFYGSTQGGGPNGGGTVFKMTPTGTLTLLKGFGWPEAMDLYGSLVEGPDGDLYGTAQFGGPDGEGVFFKISPTGTYTVLSTLDQADGHPYRPQAGFILGEDGYFYGTTTAGGPRNGGTVVRMNAAGEYTVVAGFDVNQDMWLDSALVQASDGSFYGTSLAGGVGFGGIYRMSPDAQISHIASFDTGSNQFFLSQLALGSNGNLYGVQSRGGNYYVGGIYEVTPEGAFSYLWSFDGEYGSDPTGVVQGTDGAFYGTTSQGGLMGGGVAFRLTTSGDFSLIAEFDGTNGFQPKGSMIQASDGNFYGVSTSGGSDMSIDGSIFKLTPSGDLTTFALFGTDPEDAQRPVAGLVQGSDGNFYGASEGGGTDEAGAIYKVAPDGSLTTIASFSHDEGWFPVGALAEGPDGAFYGVTNRGGSEGIGTVFRVTSAGVLTYVHDFQGSAYGRYPAAGLTKGADGDLYGTASDGGSLLDGSPAGGGQIFRIHFGAEVATNGATEVGVLGAKLNGVVNPGGYATTVTFQYGTSPTLESSSTVSGGTLSAGDSPVGVQAVLSGLAPETTYYFRAVAVNGETPVPQAGDVRSFTTAAAVPASVSTQPASSVTFTTASLNADVIAGTYPAGVTFEYGTSPTLASSTTVSGGTIGAGEAIVSVPVLLSGLNPGTTYYFRAITATAENQVQQTGEIRSFTTTAVIPAQGTTQAATDITTTTAKLNGSVSSGTYGATISFQYGTSATLATSTTVSAGSVAAGTTAAVSAPLTGLTAGTTYYFRVVTTQAGSSAPQLGQIASFTTTAAVTGKAKIGVKVAGEELENGESIEFDDTKIGDTDTITLTIRNTSNKVALTGIAVSLTGRDDDQFKIITAPATTVAPGAKTTCVIRFAPTAEGKQKATLLIASNDPNDNPFKVKLSGIAAPRRGGGHGHNDRDDDRGDCR; this is encoded by the coding sequence ATGAAACCGTCCCCACTGCGTCCGCTTGCGGCGCTGCTTTGCCTTGGCCTCGGCCTTCCCATCGTCAGCCTTTCAGCCAGGGCGACACCCACCTTCGAGGCCGTCCAGGGCTTCGCCACCGGTCCCCAGCAGCCTGTGTGCAGGCTGGTGCGGGATGCCTCCGGAAATCTCTATGGCAGCACCTATGCCGGGGGCATGGGGGCTGGAACCATCTTCAAGGTCGCTCCGGATGGCACCGTGACCACGCTTCATGTATTCGACCAGACGGACGGCTGGTCCGCGGCGTTCGGCCTGACGTTTGGTCCGGATGGCAATCTCTATGGAGTGGCCGCATCGAGCTTTTCCAGCCAGGGCAATGTCTTCCGCATCACGCCGGATGGGAGCTTCACCATCCTCCACGCGTTCAGCGGCGGGGCCGATGGTGGATGGCCGGTGACGCAGTTGCTGCTGGCCAGTGATGGCAATTTCTACGGCACTACGAACGAGGGCGGTGCCCACGGCTTCGGCACGATCTACCGCATCACCCCGTCGGGTGAGCTCACCACCGTCGTCAGCATGAAGCAGGATGAGGTCGGCTGGGTTTCGCTCGGCAGCCTGATCGAGGGCGTCGATGGAAACATCTACGGCACCACCACCGACAACCGGGTGGGTGGAGAGAACAAGGGCGGCAGCATCTTCCGCCTGACACCCTCCTCCGGAACGATCACCGCGCTGGCGACCTTTGATGCGCTGCCAAACATGGCGGGAGCATTCCCTCACGGAGTCATCCAAGGATCGGATGGCAACTTTTATGGTTCGACCCAAGGCGGCGGACCCAATGGTGGCGGCACCGTTTTCAAGATGACTCCGACCGGCACGCTGACCCTGTTGAAGGGATTCGGCTGGCCGGAGGCGATGGACCTGTATGGTTCCCTGGTTGAAGGACCGGATGGGGATCTCTATGGCACGGCGCAGTTCGGTGGTCCGGATGGAGAGGGTGTTTTCTTCAAGATCAGCCCGACCGGCACCTATACCGTGCTGAGCACGCTTGATCAGGCGGACGGCCATCCCTACCGGCCGCAGGCGGGTTTCATTCTCGGGGAGGATGGCTACTTCTACGGTACGACCACCGCCGGTGGCCCCCGGAACGGCGGAACCGTGGTGCGCATGAACGCGGCGGGCGAATATACCGTGGTGGCTGGCTTCGATGTGAATCAGGACATGTGGTTGGATTCCGCGCTGGTCCAGGCTTCAGACGGCAGTTTTTACGGAACTTCCCTGGCAGGCGGTGTTGGATTCGGAGGCATCTACCGGATGTCCCCTGATGCGCAGATCTCGCACATCGCGTCCTTTGACACAGGGAGCAATCAATTCTTCCTCAGCCAACTGGCACTGGGCTCGAATGGAAACCTCTATGGCGTCCAGTCGCGGGGAGGCAACTACTACGTGGGTGGCATCTACGAGGTGACTCCGGAGGGGGCATTTTCGTATCTATGGTCCTTCGATGGTGAATACGGCTCCGATCCGACAGGGGTGGTCCAAGGAACGGATGGTGCCTTCTACGGCACGACTTCCCAGGGCGGCTTGATGGGCGGCGGCGTGGCCTTCCGCCTGACGACATCAGGCGACTTTTCCCTCATCGCTGAATTCGACGGCACCAACGGTTTTCAACCGAAGGGTTCGATGATCCAGGCGAGTGACGGAAACTTCTACGGAGTGTCCACCTCCGGAGGCAGCGATATGTCGATCGATGGCTCGATATTCAAGCTCACTCCATCCGGCGATCTCACCACCTTCGCATTGTTTGGTACGGACCCGGAGGACGCCCAGCGTCCGGTGGCCGGACTGGTGCAGGGTTCGGATGGGAATTTCTACGGTGCCTCTGAGGGAGGTGGGACGGATGAGGCGGGAGCGATCTACAAGGTTGCTCCTGATGGTTCTCTGACCACTATCGCGTCCTTCTCCCATGATGAAGGCTGGTTTCCGGTGGGCGCACTGGCGGAAGGTCCGGACGGTGCCTTTTACGGCGTGACCAATCGCGGGGGCAGCGAGGGCATCGGGACGGTGTTCCGTGTGACTTCCGCGGGCGTGCTGACCTACGTGCATGATTTCCAAGGTTCCGCCTACGGCCGCTATCCGGCAGCCGGGTTGACCAAGGGCGCGGATGGCGACCTTTATGGCACCGCCTCGGACGGAGGCTCCTTGTTGGATGGCTCGCCTGCGGGTGGCGGCCAGATTTTCCGCATCCATTTCGGTGCGGAGGTGGCCACGAACGGAGCGACGGAGGTCGGCGTGCTGGGAGCCAAGCTGAATGGCGTGGTCAATCCCGGCGGCTATGCCACCACGGTGACCTTCCAGTATGGCACCAGCCCGACCTTGGAATCTTCCTCCACTGTCAGCGGGGGCACGCTGTCTGCGGGTGATTCACCGGTGGGTGTGCAGGCCGTGCTTTCCGGTCTGGCACCGGAGACGACCTATTACTTCCGTGCCGTGGCAGTCAACGGGGAGACCCCGGTGCCGCAGGCGGGGGATGTCCGCAGCTTCACCACTGCGGCGGCCGTTCCTGCATCGGTGAGCACACAGCCCGCGTCGAGTGTGACCTTCACCACGGCCAGCCTGAATGCGGACGTGATCGCCGGGACCTATCCCGCTGGCGTCACCTTCGAGTACGGCACCAGCCCGACCCTCGCCTCCAGTACCACGGTGAGCGGCGGTACGATCGGAGCGGGAGAGGCCATCGTTTCGGTTCCGGTTCTTCTGAGCGGATTGAATCCGGGCACGACCTACTACTTCCGTGCGATCACCGCCACGGCGGAAAATCAGGTGCAGCAGACCGGTGAGATCCGAAGCTTCACCACCACGGCGGTGATTCCGGCCCAAGGCACCACTCAGGCGGCCACGGACATCACCACCACCACGGCCAAGTTGAATGGTTCGGTTTCCAGCGGCACCTATGGCGCGACGATCTCGTTCCAGTACGGCACCAGCGCCACTCTGGCGACCAGCACCACTGTAAGCGCCGGGTCAGTGGCGGCGGGGACTACCGCCGCCGTGTCGGCTCCGTTGACCGGTTTGACCGCAGGCACGACCTACTACTTCCGTGTCGTGACCACTCAGGCAGGTTCCTCCGCGCCGCAGCTCGGCCAGATTGCCAGCTTCACCACGACGGCCGCAGTGACCGGCAAGGCCAAGATCGGCGTGAAGGTGGCAGGTGAGGAACTCGAGAACGGTGAATCGATCGAGTTCGACGATACGAAGATCGGCGATACCGACACGATCACCCTGACCATCCGCAACACCAGCAACAAGGTGGCGCTCACGGGCATCGCAGTGTCGCTGACGGGCCGCGATGACGATCAGTTCAAGATCATCACTGCACCGGCCACCACGGTGGCACCGGGAGCGAAGACCACCTGCGTGATCCGCTTCGCCCCGACAGCGGAAGGCAAGCAGAAGGCCACGCTGCTGATCGCCAGCAATGATCCGAACGACAATCCGTTCAAGGTGAAGCTGAGTGGCATCGCCGCGCCGCGCCGCGGTGGCGGTCATGGCCACAATGACCGTGACGACGATCGCGGCGACTGCCGCTGA
- a CDS encoding exosortase system-associated protein, TIGR04073 family gives MKKLAVLATFAVLTGMASADIQAPPQSQYTSIRKLGRGLSNILYGVMEIPEQMVRKQDDLGRKAEWSYGAVDGTNRALKRLGYGFYEVFTFTCPTYRGTFKPPYQRCGEDNRIQMNVADGLSEFPPELGFETSFRYSRTQTF, from the coding sequence ATGAAAAAACTCGCCGTCCTTGCTACCTTTGCCGTCCTTACGGGCATGGCCAGCGCTGACATCCAAGCGCCGCCGCAGTCCCAGTACACCTCGATCCGCAAGCTCGGTCGCGGTCTCAGCAACATCCTCTACGGAGTGATGGAAATCCCGGAACAAATGGTGCGCAAGCAGGACGACCTCGGCCGCAAGGCGGAATGGTCCTACGGTGCGGTCGATGGCACCAACCGTGCCCTGAAGCGCCTCGGCTACGGCTTCTACGAAGTCTTCACTTTCACCTGCCCGACCTATCGCGGCACCTTCAAGCCCCCGTACCAGCGCTGCGGTGAGGACAACCGCATCCAGATGAACGTTGCGGACGGCCTCTCCGAATTCCCGCCGGAACTCGGCTTCGAAACTTCCTTCCGCTACAGCCGCACCCAGACCTTCTGA
- the serA gene encoding phosphoglycerate dehydrogenase: MATYRVLVSDPISEKGVDALRTAPEIQVDVNTGLKPDELLAIIGDYHGLVVRSQTKVTPEVFAAAKNLKAIGRAGVGVDNIDRNAATDHGVVVMNTPSGNTISTAEHAFTLMLSLARNIPQAHATVIAGKWDRKSFEGVEMNGKRLAILGMGRIGTEFAKRAQAFGMHVVAYDPFLTAARAQGLKVELAETADLALAGADVVTLHIPLTDETNHILNKARLSSMNKGALVVNCARGGLVDEAAAKELLDSGHLAGIALDVYEVEPPPADHPLFAAKKAVFTPHLGASTAEAQENVGIEVAYQLKDFLVSGEIRNAVNMPNLDAKTLESVGPYLNLATALGKLLAKIGPGQVDALRVSYLGPVSELDTQLVTRTVLTGYLSGAHHEAQVNLVNAPAVAKALGLQITESTVAIATNWTELIEVSAVKGGETFTVAGTFFGNAPRIVHILGHNVETNTSGQFLFVENDDRPGVVGLLGSSLGTAGVNIANMSLSRNKSLSRAVTVIEVDSEPPVSLLETLRATPGILRVLSFGL, translated from the coding sequence ATGGCCACTTACCGAGTGCTTGTTTCGGATCCGATTTCGGAAAAAGGCGTGGATGCCCTGCGCACCGCCCCGGAAATCCAGGTTGATGTGAACACCGGGCTCAAGCCCGACGAACTGCTCGCCATCATCGGCGACTATCACGGTCTGGTTGTCCGATCTCAGACAAAAGTGACCCCGGAGGTCTTCGCTGCGGCCAAAAATCTCAAGGCCATCGGTCGTGCCGGTGTCGGCGTGGACAACATCGACCGCAATGCCGCCACCGATCATGGCGTGGTGGTGATGAACACCCCCAGCGGCAACACCATCTCCACCGCCGAGCACGCCTTCACGCTGATGCTCTCGCTGGCCCGCAACATCCCGCAGGCGCACGCCACCGTAATCGCCGGCAAGTGGGACCGCAAATCCTTCGAAGGCGTGGAAATGAACGGCAAGCGCCTCGCCATCCTCGGCATGGGCCGTATCGGCACCGAGTTCGCCAAGCGTGCGCAAGCCTTCGGCATGCACGTGGTCGCCTACGATCCCTTCCTCACCGCAGCCCGCGCGCAGGGATTGAAGGTGGAACTGGCTGAAACCGCCGATCTGGCACTCGCTGGCGCGGACGTGGTCACACTCCACATCCCGCTCACCGACGAGACCAACCACATCCTCAACAAGGCCCGCCTGTCCTCGATGAACAAGGGCGCGCTGGTCGTGAACTGCGCCCGCGGCGGCCTCGTCGATGAAGCGGCGGCCAAGGAGCTGCTGGACTCCGGCCACCTCGCCGGCATCGCGCTCGACGTGTACGAAGTCGAGCCGCCTCCCGCCGACCACCCGCTGTTCGCGGCGAAGAAGGCCGTCTTCACCCCGCACCTCGGTGCTTCCACCGCGGAAGCCCAGGAAAACGTGGGCATCGAAGTAGCCTACCAGCTCAAGGATTTCCTCGTCAGCGGCGAGATCCGCAACGCGGTGAACATGCCGAACCTCGACGCGAAGACCCTGGAAAGCGTCGGCCCCTATCTCAATCTCGCCACCGCGCTCGGCAAGCTCCTCGCGAAGATCGGCCCTGGCCAGGTGGACGCCCTGCGTGTCTCCTACCTCGGCCCGGTGTCCGAGCTGGACACCCAGCTCGTCACCCGCACCGTGCTCACCGGCTATCTCTCCGGCGCGCACCACGAGGCGCAGGTGAACCTGGTCAATGCCCCAGCGGTCGCCAAGGCCCTCGGCCTCCAGATCACCGAGTCCACCGTGGCCATCGCCACCAACTGGACCGAGCTGATCGAAGTCTCCGCCGTCAAGGGTGGTGAGACCTTCACCGTGGCCGGCACCTTCTTCGGCAATGCCCCGCGCATCGTCCACATCCTCGGCCACAACGTGGAAACCAACACCTCCGGCCAGTTCCTGTTCGTGGAGAATGACGACCGCCCCGGCGTCGTCGGACTGCTCGGCTCCTCGCTCGGCACCGCCGGTGTGAACATCGCGAACATGTCCTTGAGCCGCAACAAGAGCCTCTCGCGTGCCGTCACGGTGATCGAGGTGGATTCGGAACCGCCGGTCAGCCTGTTGGAAACCTTGCGCGCCACGCCGGGCATCCTCCGCGTGCTGTCCTTCGGCCTCTGA